CACAGAGTTTATAAGGATGATATTAGGGTTGAGTCTTATGGGACTATCGATGAACTGAATTCGAGCTTAGGGCTTGCTAAGAATTTTATCAATGACGAACCGATTTTTGAACATATCGAATGGATTCAGAGAATGCTTTTCGATGTAGCAGGTGAGCTTGCCACTAGAGAGGGTTCTAAGTTTCCGGAACGGGTGAATGCGGCAGATATTCAAAAGCTTGAATCATGGATTGATGAGTACATCGATAAAATGGGTAGAGATAGCGCATTTCAGTTCATTTTACCGGGATCAAACAAAGCATCGGCATCGCTGCATGTAGCACGTACCGTATGCAGAAGGGCTGAACGCAGAATGATATCTTTGAGTAAGGAGGCTGACATCTCTGTCGAGGTGATGAAATTTGTAAACCGTCTGTCGGATTGCATCTACACCTTTGCAAGGTTCCTTGAAGATGACATCACACTAATCGAATTTAAGACTGAGTAAGACAAATTTTTATAATTTACCACTAAAAAAAAGCCTGAGTTCAATAATCGGGCTTTTGGTGTTTTTTGAGCGGGTCGATAGATAAAAGGATTTGGTGATTTTAATTCGAGTATCTTAATAATAAATTGTAATAATAAATATTTTGGTACTATTATCATTGATTTTACATAAAAACTCTGCTATCATCACTACTTGGAGTTTGTTTAGAATTAAATAACTGTTTAGAAAGTTCAGAAAATTAGTTTTGTAAAGAAATAGTTCTCTGTTATAATAAACCTATTGTCATGCTCAAGAGCGATGACTGTAACTATTGGAGGCTCAAATGTCAAAATTTCTAGTGATTGTAGAATCACCTGCTAAGGCGAAAACCATTGGTAAGTTCCTTGGTAGAAATTATAAAGTAAAAGCATCTGTAGGTCATGTAAGGGATTTACCTAAGAGCAAGATGGGTATTGATATTGAAGACAATTATGAACCTCAGTACATCACCATTCGTGGTAAGGGCGAGGTAATCAAAGAATTGAAAGCCGCTGCTAAAAAAGCGGATAAAATCTACCTTGCTACCGATCCAGACCGAGAAGGCGAAGCGATTGCATGGCATTTGCAGACACTTCTCGAAAAGCAAGGAAAGACTTTTCACCGTATCGCGTTTAATGCGATTACAAAGGATGCGGTCAAAGGTGCGCTTAAGGAAGCCCGTGATATCGATATGAACCTTGTCGATGCGCAACAGGCGCGAAGAGTGCTTGATAGACTTGTGGGTTACAGCATCAGTCCTATCCTATGGAGAAAAATCAGAAGAGGTCTTTCCGCCGGTAGGGTTCAATCTGTCGCAACTAGGATGATATGTGATCGTGAGAATGAAATCGAAAAGTTTGAGAATGAAGAGTACTGGACGATCAAAGGTGACTTCAAATCCAATGATTCGAAATTTGAAGCAATGTATTATGGATTAGGCAGTGAGAAGACCGCTCTTCCAAATGAAGAAGCGGTTCAAAAAGTGCTTGGAGAACTCTCTGATGAGTTTTTAGTAGAGTCGGTTGTCAAAAAGGCAAAAAGACGTCAAGCTTATGCTCCGTTTATCACTTCGAGTCTTCAGCAAGAGGCGGCAACGCGTTATGGTTTTTCGACAAAAAAGACAATGATGCTTGCACAGCAGCTATATGAAGGTGTTCAGGTAAGTGATGGAACTGTAGGTCTGATTACGTATATGCGTACGGATTCTACAAGGATCGCTCCTGAGGCAAGTGATGCGATTTTAGCCTTTATCGACGAGACTTACGGATCGGATTATAAGGGAAAAGTACCAAAATCCAAAACGAACAAGAACGCACAGGATGCCCATGAGGCAATCAGACCATCTTATGTGGAGAGAACTCCTGAGTCCCTTGAAAAGTACCTTACGAAGGATCAGCTTAAGTTGTATCAACTTATTTGGGAGAGAGCGGTTGCTTCTCATATGACCGATGCTGTTTTCGATCAGACTTCGATTGTTTTGAACAATCAAGGACATACGTTTAAAGCTTCTGGAAGCATCATGAACTTCGATGGTTTCTTGAAAGTATACAGCTTTACCAAGACTAAGGAGAGCCTGCTTCCTGAAATAGAAGAGGGAACCT
The Fusibacter sp. A1 DNA segment above includes these coding regions:
- a CDS encoding cob(I)yrinic acid a,c-diamide adenosyltransferase; amino-acid sequence: MKIYTKTGDSGQTSLYDMHRVYKDDIRVESYGTIDELNSSLGLAKNFINDEPIFEHIEWIQRMLFDVAGELATREGSKFPERVNAADIQKLESWIDEYIDKMGRDSAFQFILPGSNKASASLHVARTVCRRAERRMISLSKEADISVEVMKFVNRLSDCIYTFARFLEDDITLIEFKTE
- the topA gene encoding type I DNA topoisomerase, whose amino-acid sequence is MSKFLVIVESPAKAKTIGKFLGRNYKVKASVGHVRDLPKSKMGIDIEDNYEPQYITIRGKGEVIKELKAAAKKADKIYLATDPDREGEAIAWHLQTLLEKQGKTFHRIAFNAITKDAVKGALKEARDIDMNLVDAQQARRVLDRLVGYSISPILWRKIRRGLSAGRVQSVATRMICDRENEIEKFENEEYWTIKGDFKSNDSKFEAMYYGLGSEKTALPNEEAVQKVLGELSDEFLVESVVKKAKRRQAYAPFITSSLQQEAATRYGFSTKKTMMLAQQLYEGVQVSDGTVGLITYMRTDSTRIAPEASDAILAFIDETYGSDYKGKVPKSKTNKNAQDAHEAIRPSYVERTPESLEKYLTKDQLKLYQLIWERAVASHMTDAVFDQTSIVLNNQGHTFKASGSIMNFDGFLKVYSFTKTKESLLPEIEEGTSMSASSIEPEQHFTQPPARYTEASLVKAMEELGIGRPSTYAPTISTILSRGYIEREKKALKPTELGALINDIMVKYFDKIVDVGFTASMEQQLDEVEANGTQWKNIIAGFYGDFKSSLDHAEEELEKIDVVEVTDEICNVCGSQMVIKYGRFGKFLACANYPECEHTRPLLKRIGVKCPVCKEGDVIERKTKKFKNFYGCSAFPDCNFMSWHRPTGDPCPTCGDPLIEYKTKRKHEISCLNKECDYKKAIAQEE